The following coding sequences are from one Triticum dicoccoides isolate Atlit2015 ecotype Zavitan chromosome 4A, WEW_v2.0, whole genome shotgun sequence window:
- the LOC119283394 gene encoding uncharacterized protein LOC119283394 — protein MGSFLSSAAGAGAGAAGEADHGARPLRSPTIKECTRRMTNQELARLDGYDPVSFQELVARANAGHPTLALDKVDSAAVCKLVRCALKHYNSKNPGADFEYPAELTTEMKATGISFRERFWYHVGFLARRSLPFFFHFSLHFFPWSLTATHFLLLPCSPCYESMK, from the exons ATGGGGTCCTTCCTCTCTTCGGCTGCCGGTGCCGGTGCCGGTGCCGCGGGCGAGGCTGATCATGGCGCACGCCCCCTCCGCTCTCCTACCATAAAGGAGTGCACCCGCCGTATGACAAACCAGGAGCTAGCTCGGTTAGACGGATACGATCCAGTAAGCTTCCAAGAACTCGTGGCCAGAGCAAATGCTGGCCACCCCACGTTGGCACTAGA CAAGGTCGACTCCGCCGCTGTTTGTAAGCTTGTCCGCTGCGCCCTCAAACACTACAACTCCAAAAACCCG GGCGCCGACTTCGAGTATCCCGCCGAGCTGACCACGGAGATGAAGGCCACTGGTATCAGTTTCAGGGAACGTTTCTGGTACCACGTCGGTTTCTTGGCGCGCCGGAGCTTACcttttttttttcacttttctCTCCATTTTTTTCCTTGGTCCCTGACCGCCACACACTTTTTGTTATTACCATGTTCTCCCTGCTATGAATCAATGAAATAA